In Deinococcus sp. QL22, the following are encoded in one genomic region:
- a CDS encoding menaquinone biosynthetic enzyme MqnA/MqnD family protein — MTYRAGWIHFTNVAPILDSLQLPPGVSAITGVPTEMNAALLDGRVDVANISVVEFIRNADKLEALPDFSVSVLGPVYSVNLFHTAPLHALRRIALTSQSATSVALLEVVLKERGLTPVLEGAEGTPETLLAAGFDGVLRIGDSALREWYAAVGPLTPETTMTALPHTGRAGGQTVHVTDLAEEWFAITGHPFVFAVWAYRKGHPPPPDLVQAMREARREGLGHLAEVARRHALKLGLPERVVQHYLWNFRYHLEEPDRLGLTEFALKAVPGHAPLQFGPKPGKREVERTL; from the coding sequence ATGACCTACCGCGCGGGCTGGATTCACTTCACCAACGTTGCGCCGATTCTGGATTCGTTGCAGTTGCCGCCGGGCGTGAGCGCCATTACGGGCGTGCCCACCGAAATGAATGCCGCGCTGCTGGATGGACGCGTGGATGTGGCGAATATCAGCGTGGTGGAATTTATCCGCAACGCCGACAAGCTCGAAGCCTTGCCCGATTTTTCGGTGAGCGTGCTGGGGCCGGTGTATTCGGTAAATTTGTTTCATACTGCGCCGCTGCACGCACTCAGGCGAATTGCGCTCACCAGCCAGAGCGCGACCAGTGTGGCCCTGCTGGAAGTGGTGCTGAAGGAGCGTGGGCTGACGCCTGTGCTGGAGGGAGCCGAGGGAACGCCCGAAACGCTGCTGGCGGCGGGCTTTGACGGCGTGCTGAGAATTGGAGACAGCGCCCTGCGCGAGTGGTACGCGGCGGTTGGCCCCCTCACGCCCGAAACCACCATGACTGCCCTGCCGCACACCGGACGCGCAGGCGGGCAAACAGTCCACGTGACCGATCTGGCCGAGGAATGGTTTGCCATTACCGGACACCCGTTCGTGTTTGCCGTGTGGGCTTACCGCAAAGGCCATCCGCCCCCGCCCGACTTGGTGCAGGCCATGCGCGAGGCGCGGCGGGAAGGGTTAGGACATCTGGCAGAAGTGGCCCGCAGGCACGCCCTGAAATTGGGGTTGCCCGAACGGGTGGTGCAGCATTACCTCTGGAACTTCCGATATCACCTGGAGGAACCTGACCGGTTGGGCCTGACCGAATTTGCGCTGAAAGCGGTGCCGGGGCATGCGCCGCTGCAATTTGGGCCGAAGCCGGGAAAGCGGGAAGTGGAACGTACTCTCTAA
- a CDS encoding glycerol-3-phosphate acyltransferase encodes MPVLIAAFAYLLGSLVAGILYSRALGQDIRDRDLPGGSGTVRQYGRWAGIAVTLADTAKGLAAVWLTQLVAPEWTAVAAFFVVLGHCYPVFFGFRGGVGIGPFMGALLAVAPVTILGIVGMGLVIMPLYKATLQQRLKLNAVPFATVIVLPLGVLLALRYGGLPELLAGAAAMTIRTVHLMIAPPVRPGGATSSETKA; translated from the coding sequence ATGCCCGTCCTCATTGCCGCCTTCGCCTATCTGCTGGGATCGTTGGTGGCGGGCATCCTCTATTCACGCGCCCTCGGCCAGGACATCCGTGACCGAGACCTGCCGGGCGGAAGCGGCACAGTGCGGCAATATGGGCGCTGGGCAGGCATCGCCGTCACACTGGCCGATACGGCGAAGGGGCTGGCCGCCGTGTGGCTGACCCAGTTGGTGGCCCCCGAATGGACGGCGGTCGCTGCATTTTTCGTGGTGCTGGGGCACTGCTACCCGGTCTTTTTCGGCTTTCGGGGGGGCGTGGGCATCGGGCCGTTTATGGGCGCGCTCCTGGCGGTGGCTCCGGTGACCATTCTGGGTATCGTGGGCATGGGACTGGTCATCATGCCGCTGTACAAGGCCACCCTGCAACAGCGCCTGAAACTGAATGCCGTGCCCTTTGCCACCGTGATCGTGCTGCCGCTGGGCGTGCTGCTGGCGCTGCGGTACGGCGGCCTGCCCGAATTGCTGGCAGGCGCGGCGGCCATGACCATCCGCACGGTTCACCTGATGATTGCGCCGCCTGTACGTCCCGGCGGAGCCACGAGCAGCGAGACCAAAGCGTGA
- a CDS encoding DinB family protein: MTVPSFAGPMGSELAGVLATAVAAENRVNDVLCGHLTTEMMAAQTPGGGMTVAQHLAHMAGSTKFWLAQLNEGVALPLPVLYDETQTDAFVAQDDPTRAAAVMREVWNTTLQTATVATTSGDLPHPSPAQFVLHMLGHTAYHRGQIALALKVSGFPLPDEDRMWGPMRGDA, translated from the coding sequence ATGACTGTTCCCTCTTTTGCTGGGCCAATGGGTTCCGAGCTGGCTGGCGTGCTGGCGACCGCTGTGGCCGCCGAAAACCGTGTGAACGACGTGCTGTGCGGTCACCTGACCACTGAAATGATGGCCGCTCAGACGCCCGGCGGCGGCATGACGGTGGCCCAACATCTAGCGCATATGGCCGGATCGACGAAGTTTTGGCTGGCACAACTGAACGAAGGTGTGGCCCTGCCTTTGCCCGTGCTATACGACGAAACCCAGACCGACGCTTTTGTGGCCCAGGATGATCCCACGCGGGCCGCTGCCGTGATGCGCGAAGTGTGGAATACGACGCTGCAAACGGCAACGGTAGCCACCACGTCTGGCGACCTACCGCACCCCTCACCCGCCCAGTTTGTGCTGCATATGCTGGGGCACACGGCCTACCACCGGGGCCAAATTGCGCTGGCGCTGAAGGTGAGCGGCTTTCCGCTGCCCGATGAAGACCGAATGTGGGGGCCCATGCGGGGCGACGCATGA
- a CDS encoding acyltransferase yields MTWLKPVNIESNAQDTFNAFIADLEARLADPATERPVLAREVLAQAMYGREYGQLAADAPLAALNLDSRNMTFEAEYYMATDTAKFEAVKPLLWLWKNLDLTPIGQNPVLGIPVRRVLAGHIFKRVGRDFKCWQNVEFSVGYNMDVGDDVVVHRHVLLDDIGGIELHDGASVSDYVNIYSHTHSVLDGPDVTLRRTVIGRGARITYHSTVLAGSIVSDDAMLATHALLRADIPPHGIAMGVPAKVTRFKVRPDGQEYGVDARIYPREAGRKANPQFPEPTPNQTRVPGEKDV; encoded by the coding sequence GTGACGTGGCTCAAGCCGGTAAACATCGAATCGAACGCGCAGGACACGTTCAACGCCTTCATTGCAGATTTGGAGGCAAGGCTGGCCGACCCCGCCACCGAGCGCCCGGTGCTGGCCCGCGAGGTTCTGGCGCAGGCCATGTACGGGCGCGAGTACGGGCAACTGGCCGCCGACGCGCCGCTGGCCGCCCTGAATCTGGATTCGCGCAACATGACCTTCGAGGCCGAGTACTACATGGCGACAGACACGGCCAAATTCGAGGCCGTGAAGCCTTTGCTGTGGCTCTGGAAGAACCTCGATCTGACGCCTATCGGGCAGAATCCAGTGCTGGGCATTCCGGTGCGGCGGGTGCTGGCGGGCCATATCTTTAAGCGCGTGGGCCGCGACTTCAAGTGCTGGCAAAACGTGGAATTCAGCGTGGGCTACAACATGGACGTGGGCGACGATGTGGTCGTTCACCGCCATGTGCTGCTCGACGATATTGGCGGCATAGAGCTGCACGATGGAGCTTCGGTCAGCGATTACGTGAATATTTACAGCCACACCCACAGCGTGCTGGACGGCCCCGACGTGACCCTGCGCCGCACCGTCATCGGGCGGGGGGCGCGGATTACCTACCATTCCACCGTTCTGGCGGGCAGCATTGTCAGCGACGACGCGATGCTCGCCACCCACGCCCTCCTCCGGGCCGATATTCCGCCGCACGGGATTGCTATGGGCGTGCCCGCCAAAGTCACGCGCTTTAAGGTGCGCCCAGACGGGCAGGAGTACGGCGTAGATGCCCGCATTTATCCCCGTGAAGCCGGACGCAAGGCCAATCCTCAGTTTCCAGAGCCGACGCCGAACCAGACGCGGGTGCCGGGAGAAAAGGACGTCTAA
- a CDS encoding MGMT family protein, with translation MTHEPGAANLEAGFKNRVLALVARIPEGRVMTYGQLALLAGSPGAARQAGFVLNSLMGGSELPWQRVINAQGRVSTHKVGFGDMQEGLLVAEGVVLDSSGRCDLSKVQWWPEEQKDAPPESLF, from the coding sequence ATGACGCACGAACCGGGAGCGGCCAATTTAGAAGCGGGCTTCAAAAACCGCGTGCTGGCGCTGGTGGCCCGCATTCCCGAAGGCCGCGTGATGACCTACGGGCAACTGGCACTCCTGGCCGGAAGTCCGGGGGCGGCGCGTCAGGCGGGGTTTGTACTCAATTCGTTGATGGGCGGCTCGGAGTTGCCCTGGCAGCGAGTCATCAATGCCCAGGGCCGCGTGAGTACGCACAAAGTCGGCTTCGGCGATATGCAGGAAGGACTGTTGGTGGCCGAGGGCGTGGTACTCGATTCCTCTGGCCGCTGCGACCTGAGCAAAGTACAGTGGTGGCCCGAAGAACAAAAGGATGCCCCGCCCGAAAGTCTGTTTTAA
- the mqnE gene encoding aminofutalosine synthase MqnE, which produces MKWLRDQHLAPIVEKVDAGERLSFDEGLRLYHTRDLNALMRLANTRREQMHGDKTYFVHSMRLEFTNICYVGCTFCAFAAHKTEERAWDYSPEQVVEQVRRRYLPGITELHMSSGHHPNHKWEYYPAMVRQLRESFPDLQVKAFTAAEIEHLSKIGKRPTLDVLRELQAAGLAAMPGGGAEIFADRVRLQVAKNKVKADKWLQIHREAHTLGMRTNATMLYGHIETLEERLDHMHRLRELQTETGGFHAFIPLAFQPLGNTLAQNLGKTDFTTGLDDLRNLAVARIYLDNFPHIKGYWVMIGSELTQVSLDWGVSDIDGTIQEEHIAHAAGATSPMALSQAGMVRMIQHAGRTPVLRDAYYNELEIFPKVGQNPEAAD; this is translated from the coding sequence ATGAAGTGGCTTCGTGATCAGCACCTCGCGCCCATTGTAGAAAAGGTGGACGCAGGCGAGCGGCTGTCGTTTGATGAAGGCCTGCGGCTCTACCACACCCGCGACCTGAACGCCCTGATGCGCCTCGCCAACACCCGGCGCGAGCAGATGCACGGCGACAAAACCTATTTTGTGCATTCCATGCGGCTAGAATTTACCAACATCTGCTACGTGGGCTGCACCTTCTGCGCCTTTGCCGCGCACAAAACCGAGGAACGGGCCTGGGATTACTCGCCCGAACAGGTGGTGGAGCAGGTGCGGCGGCGTTACCTGCCCGGCATTACCGAACTGCACATGAGCAGCGGCCACCACCCCAACCACAAGTGGGAGTACTACCCGGCGATGGTGCGTCAACTGCGCGAGTCGTTTCCTGATCTTCAGGTGAAGGCGTTTACAGCCGCAGAAATCGAGCACCTGAGCAAAATTGGCAAGCGGCCCACGCTGGACGTGCTGCGCGAACTGCAGGCCGCAGGCTTGGCCGCCATGCCGGGCGGCGGCGCAGAAATCTTTGCAGACCGCGTGCGCCTGCAAGTCGCCAAGAACAAGGTGAAGGCCGACAAGTGGCTGCAAATTCACCGCGAGGCCCACACGCTGGGCATGCGAACCAACGCGACCATGCTGTACGGCCACATAGAAACGCTGGAAGAACGGCTGGATCACATGCACCGCCTGCGCGAACTCCAGACAGAAACGGGCGGCTTTCACGCCTTCATTCCGCTGGCCTTCCAGCCGTTGGGCAATACGTTGGCGCAGAATTTGGGCAAAACTGACTTTACGACGGGGTTGGACGATCTGCGGAATCTGGCTGTCGCCCGCATCTACCTCGACAATTTTCCGCACATCAAGGGCTATTGGGTCATGATCGGCTCGGAACTGACGCAGGTCAGCCTCGACTGGGGCGTGTCCGATATAGACGGCACGATTCAGGAAGAACACATTGCCCATGCGGCGGGCGCGACCAGCCCGATGGCGCTCAGTCAGGCCGGAATGGTACGCATGATTCAGCACGCGGGCCGCACGCCTGTACTGCGCGACGCCTACTACAACGAACTGGAAATCTTTCCGAAGGTGGGCCAGAACCCAGAGGCCGCCGATTGA
- a CDS encoding cytochrome c — MSSLNRRGNNRTRWIAGDVLSWALGVTLGVLLGVVLLIVLPRTLPNPGGAAAPSSEGTIVAPAETSQSGAGTQSAAANAALGNDTNNANESAQGEVAPTGGTRDSDIQTTDDNGMSMGGDPASSESTDAAREAATNTDGGTEGTGSGGTGTTDAGNTDEAGNTGSGTSGTATTTEGGNTDTTRGATDANDNGAQTAAEQRANTNEDTSDTQNPDDEAGKPTGTTEGTNPDEAAVRNTDPAGDPSNGRAVFASNCAGCHGANAGGNIGPALTTPDGPKNWTLAEFTLALRQGKTPERELNSTMPRYSETQLTDEQIADLQAYIKTLN, encoded by the coding sequence ATGAGCAGCCTAAACCGCAGAGGAAACAACCGAACGAGGTGGATCGCAGGCGACGTGCTGTCTTGGGCCCTGGGCGTCACATTGGGCGTGCTGCTGGGCGTTGTGCTTCTGATCGTGCTGCCGCGCACGCTGCCCAATCCCGGCGGTGCGGCGGCCCCCAGCAGTGAAGGCACCATCGTGGCCCCCGCCGAAACGTCCCAGAGCGGCGCCGGAACCCAGAGTGCCGCCGCAAATGCTGCGCTGGGCAACGACACCAACAATGCCAACGAGTCTGCACAGGGCGAGGTGGCCCCCACAGGCGGCACCCGCGACAGCGATATTCAGACCACGGACGACAACGGCATGAGCATGGGCGGCGACCCAGCCTCCAGTGAATCTACCGACGCAGCACGCGAAGCCGCGACCAACACGGACGGCGGAACCGAGGGCACGGGAAGCGGCGGCACAGGTACCACAGACGCAGGCAACACAGACGAGGCCGGGAACACGGGGAGCGGCACGTCAGGCACGGCCACGACCACTGAAGGCGGCAATACAGACACCACCAGAGGCGCAACCGACGCGAACGACAACGGCGCACAGACCGCCGCCGAGCAACGCGCCAACACCAACGAAGACACCAGCGACACCCAGAACCCCGACGACGAAGCGGGCAAGCCCACGGGAACCACAGAGGGCACCAATCCTGACGAGGCAGCGGTCCGCAACACCGACCCAGCCGGCGACCCCAGCAATGGCCGCGCCGTATTTGCATCGAATTGCGCGGGCTGCCACGGAGCCAACGCCGGTGGCAATATCGGCCCCGCCCTGACTACCCCAGACGGCCCCAAGAATTGGACGCTGGCTGAATTTACGCTGGCTCTGCGCCAGGGCAAAACCCCCGAGCGCGAGTTGAACAGCACCATGCCCCGCTACAGCGAAACTCAGCTTACCGACGAGCAGATCGCAGACTTGCAGGCCTACATCAAAACGCTGAACTGA
- a CDS encoding peroxiredoxin, translating to MSLLGQPAPDFTLPSSVGDPVTLSSYRGQKHVVLVFYPLDFSPVCSMQLPEYSGRQDDFADAGAVILGVNRDSVHAHRAWAAEYGIEVPLLADMTLTVARLYGVAIDERGISTRAVFLIDKEGVVRFEHVEKATGDYTVRPEVVLNQIKAL from the coding sequence ATGAGCCTGCTTGGACAACCTGCCCCCGATTTCACCCTGCCGTCGTCGGTGGGCGACCCCGTGACCCTCAGCAGCTACCGGGGTCAAAAGCACGTGGTACTGGTGTTTTATCCGCTGGACTTCAGCCCGGTCTGCTCCATGCAACTGCCGGAATACAGCGGGCGGCAAGATGATTTTGCCGATGCCGGAGCCGTGATTCTGGGCGTGAACCGTGACAGCGTGCATGCCCACCGCGCCTGGGCCGCCGAATACGGTATAGAAGTGCCGCTGCTGGCCGATATGACGCTGACGGTGGCCCGCCTGTACGGCGTGGCAATCGACGAACGCGGCATCAGCACCCGCGCCGTGTTTCTGATCGACAAAGAGGGCGTGGTGCGTTTTGAGCACGTAGAAAAAGCCACCGGAGACTACACGGTGCGCCCCGAAGTGGTGCTGAACCAGATCAAAGCCCTGTAA
- a CDS encoding nuclear transport factor 2 family protein, translating to MLPPEPTVSDLDAVLYLDDLWNAAYHHRDPERMARVLADDWMAFFPDGQVVFRVDLLREMVNNPATALVFERHASRVYGDAAITRGTLYAGGERVQSFLRVYARRGGEWQAVSVQVVP from the coding sequence GTGCTGCCGCCTGAGCCAACGGTATCAGACCTAGATGCCGTGCTGTACTTGGACGACCTCTGGAACGCTGCCTACCATCACCGCGACCCGGAGCGTATGGCGCGGGTACTGGCCGACGACTGGATGGCCTTTTTTCCAGACGGGCAGGTGGTGTTCCGGGTGGACCTGCTGCGCGAAATGGTGAACAATCCGGCCACCGCGTTGGTGTTTGAGCGCCACGCCTCGCGGGTGTACGGCGACGCGGCGATTACGCGGGGCACGCTGTATGCAGGCGGCGAGCGGGTGCAAAGTTTCCTGCGCGTGTACGCCAGAAGGGGTGGAGAATGGCAAGCGGTGAGTGTGCAGGTGGTGCCGTGA
- a CDS encoding TIM-barrel domain-containing protein, which translates to MRLDHFATEGSTVRIWGDTDVVVVSVPLPGVLRLRLAPEARAGTYTFPKLPPKSSFAIRPDAAAPEAVQVREAGAELVIQGGGLTCLLNRETGAWLVLDGDPQTRRVLAQAALWSGEVPNARDALDAEVFDLQRTRLTLDAPHGAAYLGFGERVGPIDKRGMHLTFWNTDCFPHHTDTDPLYVSVPFTTVLDTAGLAHGVFVDEPWRMEADVARRRPDALTFASAGPELDVYVLAGPRPADVLRRYADLTGYAPLPPLWALGAAQSRWGYKTADELRAIVAGYRGRDLPLDALYVDIDYMDAYKVWTVDRHRFPDMKALVGELLEQGVHLVPIVDPGVKAEPGYDVYDEALAGDHLVRTARGDVLVGEVWPDPAVFPDFTRPEVVAWWGSRHKLFADLGISGQWNDMNEPACFSLRQPRVTEGKTLPYDARHGTRPHIEVHNAYANGMSEASRAGYAQFSPHLRPWILTRAGYAGIQRHATVWTGDNTATWSHLALSLPMIQGLGLSGIPYAAADVAGFAGDTTGELMARWYQVAVGYPFLRNHAASGTADQEPWRFGEPFLNAIRTALNLRMQLLPYLYTLAHEATRNALPVMRPLALHHAADADALREDTQYLLGEGLLVAPVLRAAHTRRLVYLPTGSEWAEVFNLAEFGAVHAGGTYTVADAPLNVLPLYLKAGHAIPFAATAAHTTAAQWPRLSWLAFAGADGFVGQLYEDAGNGPADAPSRLTRIVGEREGQSLTIRRESRGDLPDFGQRESLHLMGLKSVSSVQGAASHSYADGLLRLSLPADWTEIRIEEEESGQ; encoded by the coding sequence ATGAGACTCGATCATTTTGCCACCGAGGGTTCCACCGTTCGCATCTGGGGAGACACCGATGTGGTGGTGGTCAGCGTGCCCCTGCCCGGCGTGCTGCGGCTGCGTCTGGCCCCCGAAGCGCGGGCGGGCACCTACACCTTTCCCAAGTTGCCGCCCAAATCTTCGTTTGCCATCCGGCCCGACGCGGCGGCCCCTGAAGCCGTGCAGGTGCGCGAAGCAGGCGCGGAACTGGTCATTCAGGGCGGCGGCCTGACCTGCCTGCTGAACCGCGAAACCGGAGCGTGGCTCGTGCTGGACGGCGACCCCCAGACCAGGCGCGTGCTGGCTCAGGCGGCCCTCTGGTCTGGAGAAGTGCCCAATGCCCGCGACGCGTTGGACGCTGAAGTGTTCGATTTGCAGCGCACCCGCCTCACGCTGGACGCCCCGCACGGCGCGGCCTACCTGGGCTTTGGCGAGCGCGTCGGCCCGATAGACAAACGCGGGATGCACCTTACCTTCTGGAACACCGACTGCTTCCCTCACCACACCGACACCGATCCTTTGTATGTGTCGGTGCCGTTTACCACTGTCCTAGACACGGCGGGGCTGGCGCACGGCGTGTTTGTGGACGAGCCCTGGCGCATGGAAGCCGATGTGGCCCGCAGGCGTCCGGACGCGCTGACCTTCGCCTCGGCGGGGCCGGAACTGGATGTGTACGTGCTGGCAGGCCCGCGCCCCGCCGACGTGTTGCGCCGCTACGCCGATCTGACCGGATACGCGCCGCTGCCGCCGCTGTGGGCGCTGGGAGCCGCCCAGAGTCGCTGGGGCTACAAAACCGCCGATGAACTCCGCGCTATCGTGGCGGGCTACAGAGGGCGCGATCTGCCGCTGGACGCCCTCTACGTGGACATCGACTACATGGATGCCTACAAGGTCTGGACAGTTGACCGCCACCGTTTCCCCGACATGAAAGCCCTCGTGGGCGAGCTGTTGGAACAGGGCGTGCATCTGGTGCCCATCGTCGACCCCGGTGTGAAGGCCGAGCCCGGCTACGACGTGTATGACGAGGCGTTGGCCGGAGATCATCTGGTGCGTACGGCACGCGGCGACGTCTTGGTGGGCGAGGTCTGGCCCGATCCTGCCGTGTTCCCCGATTTCACGCGGCCAGAAGTGGTGGCGTGGTGGGGCAGCCGTCACAAGCTGTTTGCCGATCTGGGCATTTCGGGCCAGTGGAACGACATGAACGAACCCGCCTGCTTTTCGCTGCGGCAACCGCGAGTCACCGAAGGCAAAACCCTGCCCTACGACGCCCGGCACGGCACACGCCCCCATATCGAAGTCCATAACGCCTACGCCAACGGCATGAGCGAGGCGTCCCGCGCCGGGTATGCCCAGTTCAGCCCGCACCTGCGCCCGTGGATTCTGACCCGCGCCGGATACGCCGGAATTCAGCGCCACGCCACCGTCTGGACAGGCGACAACACCGCCACCTGGAGCCATTTGGCCCTCAGTTTGCCCATGATTCAGGGCCTCGGCCTCAGCGGGATTCCCTACGCCGCCGCCGATGTGGCGGGCTTTGCAGGCGATACCACCGGGGAACTGATGGCCCGCTGGTATCAGGTGGCGGTGGGCTATCCCTTTCTGCGAAACCACGCGGCCAGCGGCACCGCCGATCAGGAACCCTGGCGCTTTGGCGAACCCTTCCTGAACGCCATTCGCACCGCCCTGAACCTGAGGATGCAACTGCTGCCGTACCTGTACACGCTGGCGCACGAGGCCACCCGCAACGCCCTGCCGGTGATGCGCCCGCTGGCCCTGCACCACGCCGCCGACGCCGACGCCCTGCGCGAAGACACCCAGTATTTGCTGGGCGAAGGCTTGCTGGTTGCCCCTGTTCTACGGGCCGCTCATACGCGCCGCCTCGTTTATCTGCCCACAGGCAGCGAGTGGGCCGAAGTGTTCAATCTGGCCGAATTCGGAGCCGTACACGCGGGCGGCACGTACACAGTGGCCGACGCGCCCCTGAACGTGTTGCCGCTGTACCTCAAAGCTGGCCACGCCATTCCCTTTGCTGCAACCGCTGCCCACACCACCGCCGCCCAGTGGCCGCGCCTGTCGTGGCTGGCCTTTGCGGGAGCTGACGGCTTCGTGGGCCAACTCTACGAGGATGCCGGAAACGGCCCCGCCGACGCCCCCTCCCGCCTGACCCGGATTGTGGGTGAGCGCGAAGGCCAGAGCCTCACCATTCGCCGCGAAAGCCGGGGCGACTTGCCCGACTTTGGGCAGCGCGAAAGCCTGCACCTGATGGGCCTGAAGTCCGTGAGCAGTGTGCAGGGCGCAGCCAGCCACAGCTACGCAGACGGCCTCCTGCGCCTGTCGCTGCCTGCCGATTGGACGGAAATCAGGATCGAGGAAGAGGAGAGCGGGCAATAG
- a CDS encoding ParA family protein, with protein MTKVLSFIYLKGGVAKTTTAVMLADTLAIMGQKRVLVLDLDPQTNATLALIGEERWMRADDAGQTLAHLFLDQVNGTAIFDPARAVIRGASNLNLIKHEMIDQLPDDVQYGRVDLPPSSIRLIDVQDRMQDISTRSHYAVSPMEVVRKFIAPLFSAYDYVLIDCPPNLGFVTLNGLEVSDHYLIPTIPDRMSTYGVPQIVNRVADVKAKRGLKISCLGVIITKYQSNSSTQKRGLERLPADLETAFAPHGEPTPPILNTRLPQTNALAEAVIYERPVSNYREKYGTGQVGGRAAYKYGPDLADEIEDLLRFNDLQDSLDQALSPPIARS; from the coding sequence ATGACCAAAGTTCTGAGTTTCATCTATCTGAAAGGCGGCGTTGCCAAGACTACCACTGCCGTCATGCTGGCCGATACGCTGGCGATCATGGGGCAAAAGCGTGTGCTGGTGCTTGACCTAGATCCGCAGACCAACGCAACTTTGGCCCTGATCGGAGAGGAGCGCTGGATGCGGGCCGACGACGCGGGGCAAACGCTGGCGCACCTGTTTCTGGATCAGGTGAACGGCACGGCCATTTTTGACCCGGCCCGCGCCGTGATTCGGGGGGCCAGCAACCTGAATCTGATCAAGCACGAGATGATCGATCAATTGCCCGATGACGTGCAGTATGGGCGTGTTGATCTGCCGCCCAGTTCCATTCGCCTGATCGACGTACAAGACCGGATGCAGGACATCAGCACCCGCAGCCACTACGCCGTCAGCCCGATGGAAGTGGTCAGGAAGTTCATCGCGCCGCTGTTTTCGGCCTACGACTACGTGCTGATCGATTGCCCGCCCAATCTGGGTTTCGTGACCCTGAACGGCCTGGAAGTCAGCGACCATTACCTGATTCCCACCATCCCAGACCGCATGAGTACCTACGGCGTGCCGCAAATTGTGAACCGGGTGGCCGACGTGAAGGCCAAGAGGGGCCTGAAGATCAGCTGTCTGGGCGTGATCATTACCAAGTACCAGAGCAACAGCAGCACGCAAAAGCGCGGGCTGGAGCGTCTACCTGCCGATCTGGAAACCGCCTTCGCGCCACATGGGGAACCCACGCCGCCCATCCTGAACACCCGCCTGCCCCAAACCAACGCGCTGGCCGAAGCCGTCATTTATGAGCGCCCAGTTTCCAACTACCGAGAGAAGTACGGCACCGGGCAGGTGGGCGGGCGGGCAGCCTACAAGTACGGCCCCGATCTGGCCGACGAAATCGAGGATTTACTCCGGTTCAACGACTTGCAAGACAGTTTGGATCAGGCCCTATCCCCCCCCATCGCCAGGTCTTGA
- a CDS encoding acyl-ACP desaturase, whose amino-acid sequence MAEVMPPNMLNDRPRTPAGMLSNAEKDRLIERGFLGLYRWYTARSQETRNWNADRSFDWRAMNQNLPPELITVIQGFFAVEQYAPDFTSSLIHLVRRSHGRSHFQMRWGSEEEKHADAWENAVLFSGQRTPAWIEDYKHRLKSQTWELPFPDAIHNLVYTVFQERATQLNYLNMMKIAQGKSDKPHLKGIVDPVLAKVAQTIAVDEAAHYNFFLEGARMYLYYYPERTLEAIRNVIGMFSMPAATLIPDWREFSETVYRAGIYGPRDFNRDVMQVAFRNLGIESRKSLEEGIRKTREVPDFEGGNFGTTAIWDTFDYGQVEGDVKRLHVKIEEYEKGIGFDLYDPTTFIANPAVPKSASTDDGQAADD is encoded by the coding sequence ATGGCTGAAGTTATGCCCCCCAATATGCTGAATGACCGCCCGCGCACGCCTGCCGGGATGCTCAGCAATGCTGAAAAAGACCGCCTGATCGAACGTGGCTTCCTTGGCCTGTACCGCTGGTATACCGCCCGCAGCCAGGAAACCCGCAACTGGAACGCCGACCGGAGCTTCGACTGGCGTGCCATGAACCAGAACCTGCCCCCCGAACTCATCACGGTCATTCAGGGCTTTTTTGCCGTGGAGCAGTACGCGCCCGACTTCACCTCCAGCCTGATTCATCTGGTCAGGCGCTCGCATGGCCGCAGCCACTTTCAGATGCGCTGGGGCAGTGAGGAAGAAAAGCACGCCGATGCCTGGGAAAACGCGGTGCTGTTCAGCGGCCAGCGGACTCCTGCGTGGATCGAGGACTATAAGCACCGCCTGAAGTCCCAGACCTGGGAACTGCCCTTTCCCGACGCTATTCACAACCTCGTGTACACCGTGTTTCAGGAGCGGGCCACCCAGCTGAACTACCTGAACATGATGAAAATCGCGCAGGGCAAGAGCGACAAGCCGCACCTGAAAGGCATCGTTGACCCCGTGCTGGCGAAAGTCGCTCAGACCATCGCCGTAGACGAGGCCGCGCACTATAACTTCTTCCTCGAAGGCGCACGGATGTACCTGTACTACTACCCGGAGCGCACCCTGGAAGCGATCCGCAACGTGATCGGTATGTTCTCCATGCCCGCCGCCACCCTGATCCCCGACTGGCGCGAGTTCTCGGAAACCGTGTACCGCGCAGGCATCTACGGCCCCCGCGATTTCAACCGCGACGTGATGCAGGTGGCCTTCCGCAACCTCGGCATTGAGAGCCGCAAATCGCTGGAAGAAGGGATTCGCAAAACCCGTGAGGTTCCCGATTTCGAGGGCGGCAACTTCGGCACCACCGCTATCTGGGACACCTTCGATTACGGCCAGGTGGAAGGCGACGTGAAGCGCCTGCACGTGAAGATCGAGGAATACGAGAAGGGCATCGGCTTCGACCTGTACGATCCGACCACCTTTATCGCCAATCCCGCCGTGCCCAAGTCGGCCTCCACCGATGACGGGCAGGCCGCCGACGACTGA